The following coding sequences are from one Pseudalkalibacillus hwajinpoensis window:
- a CDS encoding MFS transporter: protein MTKRDSVFFLSLFLFFFHGANTIIISYMPVYFQQSGMSESKIGSILAIGPLAAILAQPFWGYISDKFGTIKKVLLVTLVGVAIISIFLLTNHNYVFILISAAAFYVFMSPTGALGDSLAVKTAASVNRNFGSIRTWGSIGFAVSTLVVGQFFAFFGIAFILVPFMLMILLAFFTAMRVSDVKTHNKPVTVWDAIRIGKNPRFLLFLITIMFLTIPHRANDSFIGIYITDLGGNESQIGLAWFVAVASEALIFATSHLWFRRFNEVVFILIAGLIYAVRWLGLAYVGGPQAAILLQVFHGVTFGVFYVAAFQYVTKLVPEHLQATGHLLFISVFFGLSGILGSLLGGMIFEETSGATLYSVMGYVTLIGCLALLFYRAVDKRKSKRDESYA, encoded by the coding sequence ATGACCAAAAGAGACTCTGTCTTTTTCCTTAGTCTGTTCTTGTTCTTTTTTCATGGAGCAAATACAATCATCATTAGCTATATGCCAGTATATTTTCAACAAAGTGGTATGTCAGAGAGTAAAATTGGCTCTATCCTAGCGATCGGACCCCTTGCAGCCATATTGGCCCAACCGTTTTGGGGTTACATAAGCGATAAATTTGGAACAATTAAAAAGGTTCTACTCGTAACGTTAGTTGGCGTTGCCATCATTAGCATTTTTCTTCTAACGAACCATAACTATGTGTTTATTCTCATCTCCGCTGCGGCGTTCTATGTTTTTATGTCCCCAACAGGGGCTCTTGGTGATAGTCTGGCTGTTAAAACAGCAGCTAGCGTGAATAGAAACTTTGGAAGTATTCGAACCTGGGGCTCAATTGGTTTTGCAGTTTCAACTTTAGTAGTTGGTCAGTTTTTTGCTTTTTTTGGTATAGCTTTTATTTTGGTTCCTTTTATGCTCATGATTTTGCTTGCTTTTTTTACAGCTATGAGAGTATCAGATGTCAAAACACATAATAAACCTGTGACTGTATGGGATGCCATACGGATTGGAAAGAATCCTCGATTCCTACTCTTTTTGATTACAATCATGTTTTTAACCATTCCGCATCGAGCAAATGACAGTTTCATAGGGATTTATATCACGGATCTTGGTGGAAATGAATCTCAAATAGGACTAGCCTGGTTCGTTGCAGTTGCTAGTGAAGCTCTAATATTTGCGACAAGTCATCTCTGGTTTAGGCGTTTTAATGAAGTGGTCTTTATCTTAATAGCAGGTTTGATCTACGCTGTCAGATGGTTAGGATTAGCTTACGTTGGAGGACCTCAAGCAGCGATACTTCTTCAAGTTTTCCACGGCGTGACGTTTGGTGTATTTTACGTTGCGGCCTTTCAATACGTGACCAAATTAGTTCCAGAGCATTTACAGGCGACAGGTCATTTATTATTTATTTCTGTGTTTTTTGGTTTGTCTGGCATACTAGGTTCATTGCTTGGAGGAATGATTTTTGAAGAAACTTCTGGAGCTACTTTGTACAGTGTGATGGGGTACGTGACCTTAATTGGCTGTCTTGCATTACTTTTCTATCGTGCAGTCGATAAGAGAAAATCAAAAAGAGACGAAAGTTATGCATAG
- a CDS encoding DoxX family protein, which translates to MFVHFLRENKAAAGILFFIRIYLGYQWVTSGWTKITNGFDANGFLQGAVANASGEHPAVQGWWATFLEVTAIPNVDFFNVLIPWGEFFVGLGLLLGTFTTLAALMGVIMNFAFLFSGTTSTNPMMVILGMLLLIAGYNAAKIGFDRWVVPYLKKNIKTHQSKPIFHH; encoded by the coding sequence ATGTTTGTTCATTTTCTAAGAGAAAATAAAGCAGCTGCTGGTATACTCTTTTTTATTCGAATATATCTTGGTTATCAATGGGTGACATCTGGTTGGACAAAAATCACTAATGGTTTTGATGCAAATGGCTTCTTACAGGGGGCGGTAGCCAACGCTAGTGGTGAGCATCCTGCAGTTCAAGGGTGGTGGGCTACATTCTTAGAAGTGACAGCAATTCCAAATGTCGATTTCTTTAATGTTTTAATTCCTTGGGGCGAATTCTTTGTTGGCCTAGGATTACTACTTGGAACATTTACAACACTTGCCGCTCTTATGGGAGTGATCATGAATTTTGCCTTCCTGTTTAGTGGCACAACAAGTACAAATCCAATGATGGTCATTCTTGGAATGTTATTACTCATTGCTGGTTACAATGCAGCTAAAATCGGGTTTGACCGTTGGGTTGTTCCTTATTTAAAGAAGAATATTAAAACACACCAGAGTAAGCCCATTTTCCATCACTAA
- a CDS encoding CHY zinc finger protein, with the protein MGSEEIVIKGKVVDDETRCQHYYSKRDIIAIKFKCCGTYYPCIYCHEETTDHAVIKWPKHEFDEKAVHCGNCKSELTIQEYISSNSICPYCQSLFNDGCKLHQHLYFE; encoded by the coding sequence ATGGGATCTGAAGAGATTGTTATAAAAGGTAAAGTTGTAGATGATGAAACTAGATGCCAACATTACTATAGTAAACGGGACATTATTGCGATTAAATTCAAATGTTGTGGTACATATTATCCATGTATCTATTGTCATGAAGAAACAACGGATCATGCTGTTATAAAGTGGCCCAAACACGAATTTGATGAAAAAGCTGTACATTGTGGGAATTGCAAGTCAGAACTAACGATACAAGAGTACATTTCTTCAAACTCAATTTGTCCATACTGCCAGTCTCTCTTTAATGATGGATGTAAGCTTCACCAACATCTTTACTTTGAGTAG
- a CDS encoding TrkH family potassium uptake protein — protein MKYKKVLLHPPRALLLLFLFVSTIGTFLLKLPQATTTSVSWLDAWFTAISAITVTGLVVVDTGSVFTIFGQLVIMLLIQIGGLGIMSFAVVIFLLIGKKIGVSQRLLITQALNQKGMGGIVKLVRSLLLFSIIIEMIGAIILSARWIPEYGVGSGIYAAIFHSISAYNNAGFSIWSDSLSSYVGDPVINIVITLLFILGGIGFTVLIDLKNKKHFREWTLHTKLMVIGSIIINALAFIVIITLEWNNTSTIGQLNGPGKGWAALFQAVTPRTAGFNTVDIGSMEEASLFFIICLMFIGAGSASTGGGIKLTTFIAMLLSVNTFLKGKNEVTIFHKTLAFSIIIKALAITVISTGVVILGVFILELTQESPFLVNLFEVVSAFGTVGLSMGLTGSLDGIGKVTIIVIMMVGKLGPLTLAFIFASKKTSKIRYPEEEVLTG, from the coding sequence TTGAAATACAAAAAGGTTTTACTGCATCCGCCTAGAGCTTTGTTGCTTCTATTTCTATTTGTTAGTACGATCGGAACGTTTCTTCTAAAGCTACCACAGGCAACCACTACTTCAGTTAGCTGGCTAGATGCCTGGTTTACGGCTATATCTGCTATCACTGTAACTGGTCTAGTAGTAGTGGATACGGGTAGTGTGTTTACTATTTTTGGTCAGCTTGTTATCATGTTACTCATTCAAATTGGCGGGCTTGGCATTATGTCATTTGCAGTTGTGATCTTTCTATTAATAGGGAAAAAAATAGGGGTTTCTCAAAGACTCTTAATTACTCAGGCATTAAATCAAAAAGGAATGGGAGGCATTGTTAAGCTCGTTCGAAGTCTACTTTTATTTTCGATCATAATAGAAATGATAGGAGCCATTATTCTTTCGGCGAGGTGGATACCTGAATACGGAGTAGGAAGCGGAATTTACGCCGCAATTTTCCACTCTATTTCAGCTTATAATAATGCTGGCTTCTCGATTTGGTCAGACAGTCTTTCTTCATATGTTGGAGATCCCGTTATCAATATTGTTATTACTCTCTTGTTTATCTTAGGTGGAATTGGCTTCACGGTTTTAATCGATCTGAAGAATAAGAAACATTTTCGTGAATGGACCCTTCATACGAAGTTGATGGTAATCGGGAGTATCATCATAAATGCACTTGCTTTTATCGTAATTATCACGCTCGAGTGGAATAACACTTCTACAATTGGGCAACTAAATGGGCCAGGAAAAGGATGGGCTGCATTATTTCAGGCTGTAACTCCTCGAACAGCAGGTTTTAATACGGTAGATATCGGTAGTATGGAAGAAGCTTCTCTCTTCTTTATTATATGTCTTATGTTCATAGGGGCTGGAAGTGCTTCTACTGGAGGTGGAATTAAGCTTACTACCTTCATCGCTATGCTCCTTTCAGTTAATACCTTTTTAAAAGGTAAAAACGAAGTAACCATTTTTCATAAAACGCTCGCTTTCTCTATCATTATTAAAGCTCTTGCAATAACTGTGATTTCAACAGGGGTTGTTATACTCGGAGTTTTTATTCTTGAACTAACGCAGGAATCTCCTTTTTTAGTTAATTTATTTGAAGTTGTATCCGCATTTGGAACAGTAGGACTTTCCATGGGATTAACAGGCAGCCTAGATGGAATAGGAAAAGTAACAATTATTGTAATCATGATGGTTGGTAAACTTGGTCCCCTGACGCTTGCCTTCATCTTTGCTTCTAAGAAGACTTCTAAAATAAGATACCCTGAAGAAGAAGTACTTACAGGATAA